The Corylus avellana chromosome ca11, CavTom2PMs-1.0 genome contains the following window.
ttagacgaaaaaaagaaagaagcctgaattaaaataatttttccaaaccaatttgtataagaaatttatgtccgtGTGGTGTTTAGGATTTCTCTTTATATAACCTTTGATTGACAAGAAAAATCGAGAGAAAGGAGACAGAACCTTAGATAGTGGAAGAAATGAGAAGTGGGGTTTCAGCTTCAGCTTCCCAACGCACCGTGTCTTCACCACCATCCATACACCAAAATACCCGTTATTACTATGCATCCAGCTCTCTCGTTCCTCGTACTCTATCTTCCCCGGATCTCAAGCTCAAAGGCCTCAGATTGTCTGGAGTGGAAGGACCTCATAGAATCAGAATAGCTTGCAATAGCAGCACCAGACCTGGTGGTTCTGGCTCTGGTACAATACCCATTACTTTCCtcaaattttattgcttttttctttttgtgggtaTTGATAGTTTGTTGTGGTGTGACGAGTTGACCTTAAAATGGTGAGTTGTTAAACTATATGAAGTGGGTTTCTTCGAAAAAGTGCTAAGATGACTTGTTTCTGTAATTGAAGATATGAGTCAACTTGATGGTTCATGTCTGTACAATAATGATATGAGATTTGCTCTTTGATTAGAAGGTTGAAATATGTTGCTCTATATCTTAATTTTCAGCTTCAGGTGTTGGTTTTCTATTGGCTTTCATCCTAGATATCTTCCTTTCTTTGTATATGGGTTTGATATATTATCCTCTCCTTAACTTGTTGGTGTAATATCTTaaatgtgttagaatataaattaaatgattaaatttacctttttttctaTCGGCTTAAACTTTTCGGATAACATACATTGTTTCCCTTCTTCTGCTGGTGTTTGAATGTGAGGGGAGGGGAGTCAATTTATNNNNNNNNNNNNNNNNNNNNNNNNNNNNNNNNNNNNNNNNNNNNNNNNNNNNNNNNNNNNNNNNNNNNNNNNNNNNNNNNNNNNNNNNNNNNNNNNNNNNaaaaatatttataagataaaataGTGATATTTAccattactttttaaaaaagagaaatattagaaCTTTTGTCAAGAGTTATgtactaaaataattaataaaaaaaatgttacatataCTAACGAATAAAcgaaacaaatatttgaatgaAAGAGGAatcggtttaaaaaaaaaaaaaaaaaaacataatgacgatttaatcccaatttttttaaggaaGACGATCCATTTCTGAATAAGTTCTACGACGCCGATAGCAATAGCATTCTGGTCAGCAGACGGGATGCGACTTCAACCAAGCCGCCGCATGCACTTCATTTCTCACTTGACAAATCCCTTTTGAACTCCGGGACCTTTCATAGTCATCTACAGAAACGTGAAGCATACGAAACTCTTAACTACCAACTATCAATTCCCACCTCTTTGGCTGCAGAATTTCAAGAATCGACCCAATCCAAAAGACCCAGAAATCCCACTCTTTGAAAAAGGAACCCTAACCCCAATTCCCAATGGCAGGCAAGGAGCCAGAGATAATAACAGACAAAAACCAGATGAGGAAATGGTCAAGGGCCATGAGGTCTCAAGGCAAGACCATTGGCTTGGTACCAACCATGGGGTACCTCCATGAGGGCCACATATCACTCATCAAAGAAGCCCACAAGCACACCAACCTCATAGTCGTGTCAATCTATGTGAACCCAGGTCAGTTCTCTCCCACTGAGGACCTTTCCACATACCCATCTGACTTTCATGGTGATATCCAAAAGCTCATGGCTGTTCCCGGTGGTGTTGATGCTGTTTTCCACCCCTACAATCTTTATGACTATGCAAAAAGTAAACCCACTGGTGTAAACAATAATAGTAGTAATTGTGAGAATTCTGGTGGTGGTGAGCCAGAGAGGAAAGGGGTGGTGTCCTGTGTGGAGGAGAGGGGGTTGGGGCATGAAACATGGGTAAGGGTTGAGAGATTGGAAAAGGGTATGTGTGGAAACAGCAGGCCTGTGTTCTTTAGAGGGGTTGCCACTATTGTCACTAAGTTGTTTAATATAGTGGAGCCTGATGTTGCCATGTTCGGGAAGAAGGATTATCAGCAGTGGCGAATTATTCAGCGGATGGTGAGTTTTGAAAGAACCCTCAAattcttgtttgaattttgggaagaatgagagaaagaaaaggaaaatggtaTTCTTATGTTGGAATGATGACTATACTTACCTTATTTTGACAGTTATCTAGTAGTACTTGCTTTGTGAAGAGACGGAGCCTTCTACTGTTTCAGTATCTCCAGTCTTAGTTCTTGGGAATGTAGAACTTTTTAAGATAATAAGGGACTTGAAAGCATGAAAGTGGAAGAGCTTCACAGCATTaagttttaatgaaatttgtcATTGAATCTTAGCAATATATGTTATGCTTGACATATTTcattttaatctttcttttgaACAGCATTTCTCTGGCTTgctttctaaaaattttaatcaaatggttaAGCTCTCAGGTTGGAAAATTTAGTGTTGGTTCAGTTCTGAGCTTGAACAATTGAGTTTTGGTTCTGGGTTGTACTGATCCCATAGCCCTTAATTTGGTCTTGTTTCATTTCTAATGTAGTTGCTCCACGGAGAATTTGCTagatattaataaaattatgtaCTTTGCGATCTATAGTAGGTCCGACAGCGCTGCTTATTGTTCATTGTCTGGTTGAATTCTTACAGGTTCGAGATCTTGATTTTTCCATAGAAGTGGTAGGTTCTGATATAGTACGTGATAATGATGGCCTCGCAATGAGTTCACGCAATGTGCACCTATCACCTGAAGAGAGGGAAAAGGTTCTCTTACTACTAGTTAttccttttacttttcaaaTTCTCGTGAATCTATACTTCTAATTATGCATATAGATACTTTGTTTCCATTAAGAAACTGTTTTAATGCATTCCTAGTTTTATTctccacttctctctctctttcgccTCTTTCGCCGCCGGCACATTAGGTTGGGACAGAACTTGGATTTCATGGAGGCTTTCTTTCAGGCTTTTATGTGGAGTCTAGGAACATTGGTGCGCTTCACATGAAACCTTCTGTTTGCGGATGATACATTGATATTTTGCAGGGTAAATCCAGACCACCTAGGCTATCTATGTAACttattcttaaactttaaagtTGTATCCGGTTTGAAAATTAATCTGTCCAAGTTAGAATTTGTTCTTGTGGGTAATGTCAATAATGTTAATGGGCTAGCCAATGTTCTAGGCTGCGGGGTTTCGTCTTTGTCTTTCGTTGGGAGCTTTTTAAAGCCAAGTCTAGTTTGGATTGTGTTATTGAGAAGATCGAGCGCCATTTAATTGGCTGGAAAATGATGTACTTGTCTAAGGGTGGAAGGATTACCTTGATCAAGAGCACTTTATCCAATTTGCGTAAGTATTTCatgtttctttttccccttcctACTGATGTTACCAATCGCATAGAGAAGTTACATTGGGActttttatggggtgggctaggtgaagagttcaaatttcatcACCCAGTTAGGTGGCCCAAGGTTTGTTTTCCGACTTATGAGAGAGGGTTGGGGTTCTAAAACTTCTTGTTGTTCAACCATGCTCTTTTGGAAAAGTGACATAGAGAGAGGCCTTGTGGAGAGTCGAAGTGGATTCTAAATATGGCAGCAcatggggtgggtggtgttcaaCTGAGGTGCATGGGTCATATGGAGTGGGGTTATGGAAAAGTATCAAGAGAGGTTGGAGGAGTTTTCTAGTTATaccagatttgaggtgggagatggttTCAAGATTAGATTTTGTAATAACATGTGGTATGGGGATCAACCCTTAAAGAAGCTTTCTCATATTTGTATAGTATTGCTTGCATTAAGGATGCTTCTGTAATAGATTAATTGGGTTTTCTAGTAATTTCCGTTAGTGAAATGTAAGCTTTATCAAAGTTGCTCACAATTGGGAAGTGGATGtctttgcttaattttttaatttgttgtgcTTCTTTAGATTGAGACAGAGAGGCGAAGACAAGCTTCGTTCGGCTCCCTCCAAGAGAGGGATGTTCAACCTTAGTTCTTTTTGTAACATCCTTGTACTACCTCATGATAGCACTCtcttcccttggaagagtatttggtggAATAAGGTCTCCTTGAGAGCAATGTTTTTTGCTTGGACATCCGTCTTAGGGAAAATCTCACCATGGATAATCTAAGAAAACAAACATGTCATTATGATTGActagtgttgtatgtgtaaaaagaGTGGGAAGTCTGTGGATTATCTTCTACTCTATTGTGAGATTGTTAGTGCTTTATGGAGTGCTATTTTCAGCTGTATTTAGTTAACTTGGGTTATACCTAGAAGAG
Protein-coding sequences here:
- the LOC132164892 gene encoding pantoate--beta-alanine ligase-like isoform X2, whose product is MAGKEPEIITDKNQMRKWSRAMRSQGKTIGLVPTMGYLHEGHISLIKEAHKHTNLIVVSIYVNPGQFSPTEDLSTYPSDFHGDIQKLMAVPGGVDAVFHPYNLYDYAKSKPTGVNNNSSNCENSGGGEPERKGVVSCVEERGLGHETWVRVERLEKGMCGNSRPVFFRGVATIVTKLFNIVEPDVAMFGKKDYQQWRIIQRMVRDLDFSIEVVGSDIVRDNDGLAMSSRNVHLSPEEREKVGTELGFHGGFLSGFYVESRNIGALHMKPSVCG
- the LOC132164892 gene encoding pantoate--beta-alanine ligase-like isoform X1, which gives rise to MAGKEPEIITDKNQMRKWSRAMRSQGKTIGLVPTMGYLHEGHISLIKEAHKHTNLIVVSIYVNPGQFSPTEDLSTYPSDFHGDIQKLMAVPGGVDAVFHPYNLYDYAKSKPTGVNNNSSNCENSGGGEPERKGVVSCVEERGLGHETWVRVERLEKGMCGNSRPVFFRGVATIVTKLFNIVEPDVAMFGKKDYQQWRIIQRMVRDLDFSIEVVGSDIVRDNDGLAMSSRNVHLSPEEREKALSINRSLSRAKSAAENGQINCRELRNSVVQAVNSAGGRIDYAEIVDQETLEAVEEIQSPVVFCIAAWFGKVRLIDNLEMNI